The DNA region TACGGCGGTCTCGATGCCGGGGGCGAGGATCTGAAGCCGGAGCGCAACATCGCCTATGAGCTGGGCGCCAAGTACGAGGTCATGGACAACCTCCTGCTGACCGCCGCGCTGTTCCAGACGACCAAGCAGAACGCGCGCGAGGACGTCGGTCCGCGCGGGGCATCGGTCACGAAGGACACGCTTGAGTACCGGCTGCGCGGGGTCGAACTGGGCGTCGCGGGCAAGATCGACCGGGTCGGCCTGTACGGCGGCGCAGTTTTCATGGAGAGCGAGATCCTCGAGTCGGCGGACTCTAGCGCCGTCGGAGAGGAACTGGCCACCATCGCGCACAAGCAGTTCAACCTGCTGACCACCTACGATGTCACCGACAGGCTGATGCTGGGCGTTCAGTCGAACTGGAAGGGCGAGGTCAAGCTGGGTTCGCTGGCGCCGAACGACAACCGGCTTCCGGCCTACTGGTCGTTCGATCTCGTCGGTTCCTACGACATCAACGAGCGGATGGACGTGCGGTTCGGCGTCAAGAACGCGGGCGACGAGGTCTACTACGACACCGCCTACCGTTCGGGTGAACCCTTCACCTACGTCGCCCCCGGGCGCGAGGTCTGGGTCGCCGTCGACATGAAGTTCTGAGGCACGGAACGAAGACGGGCGGGGGCGGCTTTCGGGCGGCCCCTGCCTCCCATCTGGCCCATCATCGAAGAGGACAACATGCTCATCACGATCCCCCAGCTTTTCGGGAAGGACGAGGTGCGGTCGATCCGGGCAGAGCTGGACGCCGCCGACTGGCAGGACGGGCGCACCACCGCCGGGGCGCAGTCGCAGGGCGTGAAGCGGAACCGGCAGCTCGACCCTCGGTCGCAGGCGGGGCAGGCCATCGGTCAGCGCATCCTGGAGCGGCTGCACCAGACGCCGCTGTTCCTGTCCTCCGCCCTGCCGCTGCGCATCCTGCCGCCGATGTTCAACCGCTACGAAAGCGGCGAGACCTTCGGCGTGCATGTCGACAATGCGATCCGGGTGAACCCCTTCAGCGGGGAACGGCTGCGCACCGACCTGTCGATGACGATCTTCTTTTCGGAGCCGGAGGAGTACGAGGGCGGCGAACTGATCGTCGAGGACCACTATGGCACGCAGGAGGTCAAGCTGCCGGCAGGCGACATGGTGCTGTATCCCTCGACCTCGCTGCACGAGGTGACGCCGGTGACGCGCGGCGCGCGGGTGTCGTCGTTCTTCTGGCTGCAAAGCATGGTGCGCTCGAACGAGCAGCGCACGATACTGTTCGATCTGGATCAGGCGATACAGGGGCTGGCCGGACGGGTGGGCGTCGATGACGCGGAGGTCGTTACCCTGACTGGCATCTATCACAACATGATCCGCCAATGGACGGACGTCTGACCATGAATTTTCTGGATATACCGAATGTATACGAGATAAGGGCGGAGCTTCTGGCCTGGCTGTCGCAGGCCGGGCAGGACCACATGTCCCCTGTGGGGATGTATCTGGCCGCCGACATCGTCGTGAAATCGGTGATGGTGTCGCTGGCCGTGGCGTCGGTGCTGGTCTGGGCGATCTTCGTGGCCCGTGTCGTGCTTCTGACGCTGGCGCGGCGTCGGTTGGCGCGGAACTACCGGGCGCTCGACCGGGCCGGCACGCTGGAGGTGGCCGAGGCGCGCTTTCGCAAACGGCGTGGCGTCATGGGGGCCATGGTCCGGGTGGCGCTGGCAGAGCGGCAAAGGTCGGGCACGGCGCCGGACGGCGGCATCAAGGAGCGCGCCGAAAGCGCCTTGTCGCGCATCGAGGTCGGGGCGGCGCGCAGCCAGCAGCGCGGATCGGCCCTGCTGGCTATCACCGGGTCCACCGCGCCGTTCGTGGGGCTGTTCGGGACGGTCTGGGGGATCATGAACAGCTTCATCTCGATCGCCGAGACCAACACGACCAATCTGGCCGTCGTCGCGCCCGGCATTGCCGAGGCGCTTCTGGCCACCGCCATCGGCCTTGTCGCGGCGATCCCGGCGGTGATCTTCTACAACCTGCTGGCGCGGATGCTGGGCGGGTACAAGGTCATGCTGGGCGATGCCTCGGCGCTGGTGCAGCGGACGCTGTCGCGCGATCTGGACATGAGCGTGCAGAACCGCGTGCCGCAGCCCGGGCCGTTTGGCGACGTGCTGCGGCAGCAGGCGGCGGAGTGATCCGATGGGGGCAAGGCTTTCGGGTGGCGATGAAGACGACATGGCGGAGAACGCCGACATCAACATCACGCCCTTCATCGACGTCATGCTGGTGCTGCTGATCATCTTCATGGTGGCGGCGCCGCTTTCGACCGTGGACATTCCGGTCGAACTGCCGGTCGCGGTGGCCGATGCGCCGCAGCGACCATCCGATCCGGTGTTCATCACGCTGAACGAAGACCTGTCGCTTGCGGTGGGCGAGGTGGAGACGACGCTGGACGCGCTGGTGATGGAGATCGGCATCGCGACCATGCTGAACCGCGACGAACGGCTGTACATCCGCGCCGACAAGGCGGTGCCCTATGGCGAATTGATCCGCGTGATGAACGTGCTGCGTGCCGAGGGGTATCTGAAGGTCGGGCTGGTCGGGCTGGACGAGGCAGCGGCGCCCGAAGGTGCGGAGGCCGGCGGGGCAGAGGAGGCCACGCAATGAGCCTCGCCTATCGCGGCGCGGCTGGCCTTCTGCCGATGGCGGCGGCGGGCGTGGCGGTCAGCCTTGCCGTGCATGTCGCCCTGCCCGCGAGCCTTCTGGCCCGCGCGCCCGAGCCGGAACCGGAGGTGCGGCGCGAGGACACCGGCGTGCAGGGCGCGATCATGTTCGACCTCTCGGACATCATCGCCGCGCCCTCGGACGCGGGCGAAGACAGCGTGGCCGTCGAAGAGGCGGTGGAGGCCCCGACCGTCACGGAATCGCCCGAAGCGGTGCATGCCGCCCGCGCGGCGGACGAGCCGATCCTGAACCAGACGCCCTACGAGGTGCAGGACGAGGACCTGAAGTTCGGCATTGCCGCCCCCAAGCCGGAGCAGGACACCGAGGAGATCGCCGAAGAGGTGGCGCAGGAGTTCGAGGAAGAGCAGATCGACCAGGCCAGCCAGACCGGCGCGGTGGAGGCCGAGGCGTCGGAGTCGTCGGTTTCGGGCGTCGATGCGGAGGCGCAGGCCGAAACCGCGCAGGCCGAAAGCGAGGGTCTGACCGCCGAGCAGTTGGCCGAGGTCACCGAATGGCAGAAGGCCGTCGTGCTGCGCATCGCCAAGGCCAAGTCCTATCCGCAGGCGGCCCGCAAGAAGGGGCTGGAGGGCGAGGTACGGGTGAAGTTCACCATCGACCGCTACGGCGCGGTGACCGCGCGGGAGGTAGACGTGTCGTCGGGCTCGGTCCTGCTGGACGAGGCCGCGCTGGAGGTCTTCGACAAGCTCGACCGGTTGCCGACGCCGCCGAACCATCTGACGGGCGAGAGCTTTACGCTGGTCATCCCGCTGAACTACACGATCCGGAAAGGGTAGGGGGCTGGATGCAGTCGGCTGTGATGTCGTCCAGTGTGCGGCATCCCGCCAGCGCCATGGTCACCTCCAGCTCATCCCTGAGAAGGCGCAGGACATGGCTGACCCCCAATGCACCGGCCACGGCCAGACCGTGACAGACCGGGCGACCGATCAGCACCGCAGTGGCCCCCAGCGCCAGCGCCCGGAACACATCCACGCCGCGCCGGATGCCGCCGTCCATCAGCACGGGCACCGCGCCGCCGACCTGCGCCACGACGCCTGGCAGGGCGGCAATGGCCGAGGGCGCGCCGTCCAGCACCCGCCCGCCGTGGTTGGAGACGATGATGCCAGCTGCCCCGGTCTTTACGGCCTGCGTCGCGTCGTCGGGGTGCAGGATGCCTTTCAGCAGGACGGGCAGGGGGGCGTTGGCGCAGAACCATGCCACGTCCTCCCAGTCGGGCAGGACATGGGCGACCCGGTCGAACAGCAGCGACTCGCGGTCCTGAAGCGGGGCGAACTGCGGCTGCGGCAACCCGTCGAGGTTCACCGCCCTGAGGCCGTCGGGCAGGGCAAAGCCGCTGGCGATCTCCGCGTCGCGGATGCCGTTCACCGGGGCATCGACGGTCAGGACGAGGGCGGTGAACCCGGCGCGGGCGGCACGTTCGGCCAGCGCCATGGTGGGCGCGCGCCCGGCCTGCCAGTAAAGCTGCATCCAGCGGCATGCAGGGCCGACATCGCGCACCGCCTCCATCGGTTGTCCGGCCTGCGCGCTGAGGCACATGCCAAGGCCCTGAGCCGTGGCCGCCGCCGCGACGCCGGCCTCTCCGCCTGCGTCCAGCACGCGCAGGTAGGCCATGGGGGCGACCAGCATCGGGGCATCGAGCGATTGTCCGAGCAGCGTCAGCCGCGTGTGCCCACCCGCGATCGGCGCCAGCGCGCGGGGCCAGATGCGGATCGCTTCGAGATCGCGCAGGTTGGCCCGGCAGGTGTCTTCCGCTCCCGCGCCACGCAGGAAATAGGCGGCGGGGCCGGGCGGCAGCAAGGCCGTGGCCTGCGCGGCGTAGTCTGCCAGCCCGCCGGGCAGGGCGGGGGCCTGGTCGGTCATTTCGTCAGGATCAGCTTGCCGGCCCGCGTGATGCGGAGGGTGTAGACTTGGCCGTTCAACTCGATCTCTGCCTTGACGCCTCCGCGGATCAGGCTGCGGGCATCGTAGCGTTCGGTTCCGTCGTCGGTGATCTCGGGTTGGGGCAGATTGGCCTGTGGCATGGCGTGGTCCTTCGACAGGTTTTGTACCGTCTTTTCAGATGCCTCGCCAAGGGTTGGCAGGGCTTGTCCTCCTTCGGTTATTATAAGTCGACAAAATTTGTCAATTAATTTGTCGCGCGCACGTCCATGTTGACGAGGAACACGTCGAGGTAGATCGCCCGGCCGATGGATTGACGGGCGCCGGGCGGTCTGACGGTCAGGCGCGGTCGAAGGCGGCGCGGGCGGCGGCGATGTGGGGCATGCCCTTTTCGGCCCAGTCGACCATCGCCAGCAGGTGCGGCAGGAAACCCTCT from Sagittula stellata E-37 includes:
- a CDS encoding Fe2+-dependent dioxygenase, encoding MLITIPQLFGKDEVRSIRAELDAADWQDGRTTAGAQSQGVKRNRQLDPRSQAGQAIGQRILERLHQTPLFLSSALPLRILPPMFNRYESGETFGVHVDNAIRVNPFSGERLRTDLSMTIFFSEPEEYEGGELIVEDHYGTQEVKLPAGDMVLYPSTSLHEVTPVTRGARVSSFFWLQSMVRSNEQRTILFDLDQAIQGLAGRVGVDDAEVVTLTGIYHNMIRQWTDV
- the exbB gene encoding tonB-system energizer ExbB; its protein translation is MNFLDIPNVYEIRAELLAWLSQAGQDHMSPVGMYLAADIVVKSVMVSLAVASVLVWAIFVARVVLLTLARRRLARNYRALDRAGTLEVAEARFRKRRGVMGAMVRVALAERQRSGTAPDGGIKERAESALSRIEVGAARSQQRGSALLAITGSTAPFVGLFGTVWGIMNSFISIAETNTTNLAVVAPGIAEALLATAIGLVAAIPAVIFYNLLARMLGGYKVMLGDASALVQRTLSRDLDMSVQNRVPQPGPFGDVLRQQAAE
- a CDS encoding biopolymer transporter ExbD; translated protein: MGARLSGGDEDDMAENADINITPFIDVMLVLLIIFMVAAPLSTVDIPVELPVAVADAPQRPSDPVFITLNEDLSLAVGEVETTLDALVMEIGIATMLNRDERLYIRADKAVPYGELIRVMNVLRAEGYLKVGLVGLDEAAAPEGAEAGGAEEATQ
- a CDS encoding energy transducer TonB family protein, with protein sequence MSLAYRGAAGLLPMAAAGVAVSLAVHVALPASLLARAPEPEPEVRREDTGVQGAIMFDLSDIIAAPSDAGEDSVAVEEAVEAPTVTESPEAVHAARAADEPILNQTPYEVQDEDLKFGIAAPKPEQDTEEIAEEVAQEFEEEQIDQASQTGAVEAEASESSVSGVDAEAQAETAQAESEGLTAEQLAEVTEWQKAVVLRIAKAKSYPQAARKKGLEGEVRVKFTIDRYGAVTAREVDVSSGSVLLDEAALEVFDKLDRLPTPPNHLTGESFTLVIPLNYTIRKG
- a CDS encoding alpha-hydroxy acid oxidase gives rise to the protein MTDQAPALPGGLADYAAQATALLPPGPAAYFLRGAGAEDTCRANLRDLEAIRIWPRALAPIAGGHTRLTLLGQSLDAPMLVAPMAYLRVLDAGGEAGVAAAATAQGLGMCLSAQAGQPMEAVRDVGPACRWMQLYWQAGRAPTMALAERAARAGFTALVLTVDAPVNGIRDAEIASGFALPDGLRAVNLDGLPQPQFAPLQDRESLLFDRVAHVLPDWEDVAWFCANAPLPVLLKGILHPDDATQAVKTGAAGIIVSNHGGRVLDGAPSAIAALPGVVAQVGGAVPVLMDGGIRRGVDVFRALALGATAVLIGRPVCHGLAVAGALGVSHVLRLLRDELEVTMALAGCRTLDDITADCIQPPTLSGSCSSAG
- the hemP gene encoding hemin uptake protein HemP, producing the protein MPQANLPQPEITDDGTERYDARSLIRGGVKAEIELNGQVYTLRITRAGKLILTK